In Tubulanus polymorphus chromosome 2, tnTubPoly1.2, whole genome shotgun sequence, a single window of DNA contains:
- the LOC141899081 gene encoding sialin-like, whose protein sequence is MSELTNNNKKVPGCEIPKDVPWLGSSRVGLAIIVFFGFFNLYAMRVNISVAIVCMVDQTALRALSFDNGTESVDEGFNCSSDLSFGPKAVYGEGAFVWSKQMQGFVLSSFFWGYVVTQFPGGVIATKCGGKMGVAFPAVNTMWAAWSPPLERSKLTSSSYAGMQIGTVAALGVSGVLCQYLGWPSIFYISGGACLIWCLCWLIYAHDTPEEHPRISAAEKKYIQDSLTGQMAHQKHMKLQVPWCEIAKSPRVWALIIAHFTMTWTYYTFLTNIPSYINDVLKLDIKANGLFSAIMYLMMWIFITLTGIVSDVLRRNKIFSTTAVRKIMFSVGMVLPSALVVALGFIDCTRPILALSLLTAGVATIGCAVSVILCNHVDIAPRYAGILFGITNTFATCSGFLAPAVVGAVTKKQTREEWQIVFYICAAVSSFGALLYLIIGSGDIQSWAIVGEPVGEDIDLDDAKDTEKTSVVTPVEIDVGEIDLQQSPAADRYQEASTDL, encoded by the exons ATGTCGGAACtaacaaacaacaacaaaaaggTTCCTGGCTGTGAGATACCTAAAGACG TACCATGGTTAGGCTCTTCACGAGTTGGTCTCGCAATCATCGTATTTTTcggttttttcaacttgtacGCCATGCGAGTGAACATCAGTGTTGCTATCGTTTGTATGGTTGACCAAACAGCTCTGAGAGCTCTTTCTTTTGACAATGGCACAGAGTCTGTCGATGAAGGGTTCAATTGCTCTTCTGATTTGAGTTTTGGACCAAAAGCAGTTTACGGA GAAGGAGCTTTCGTTTGGAGCAAACAAATGCAAGGATTTGTGTTGAGTTCTTTTTTCTGGGGTTACGTGGTCACACAGTTTCCTGGTGGAGTTATTGCCACGAAGTGCGGTGGTAAGATG GGCGTCGCATTTCCAGCTGTCAATACTATGTGGGCAGCTTGGTCACCACCTTTGGAAAGAAGCAAGTTGACATCGAGCTCTTATGCAG GGATGCAGATAGGGACTGTGGCAGCTTTAGGCGTGTCTGGTGTACTGTGTCAATATTTGGGCTGGCCTTCAATATTCTACATCTCTGGTGGTGCTTGTTTGATTTGGTGTCTATGCTGGCTCATCTATGCACATGATACACCTGAGGAACATCCCAGAATATCAGCTGCAGAGAAGAAATATATACAGGATTCTCTAACCGGGCAGATGGCTCATCAAAAGCATATG AAACTACAGGTACCTTGGTGCGAAATAGCTAAATCGCCTCGCGTTTGGGCGCTTATAATTGCTCATTTTACAATGACGTGGACTTACTATACCTTTCTGACGAATATTCCCTCCTACATCAATGATGTACTCAAGCTGGATATCAAAGCA AATGGCTTATTCTCAGCAATCATGTATTTGATGATGTGGATATTCATTACATTAACGGGAATCGTATCAGATGTATTACGCAGAAATAAAATCTTCTCTACAACTGCTGTGCGTAAGATCATGTTTTCTGTAG gaatggTTTTGCCTTCAGCACTTGTAGTCGCATTAGGTTTCATAGATTGTACCCGACCAATTCTAGCATTGTCCTTACTGACGGCTGGAGTAGCGACTATAGGTTGTGCCGTCAGTGTCATTCTATGTAATCATGTGGATATTGCACCGAGATACGCTGGAATTCTGTTCGGTATTACGAACACATTTGCTACGTGTTCTGGTTTCCTTGCTCCCGCAGTTGTCGGAGCAGTAACAAAAAAA CAAACGCGAGAAGAATGGCAAATtgtattttacatttgtgCCGCAGTAAGTTCGTTTGGAGCTTTGTTGTACCTGATAATCGGGAGCGGTGATATCCAATCGTGGGCAATAGTCGGGGAACCAGTCGGAGAAGATATAGATCTAGATGACGCTAAAGATACTGAAAAAACTAGTGTTGTTACACCAGTTGAAATAGATGTGGGTGAAATAGATCTTCAGCAATCCCCAGCAGCTGATCGATATCAAGAGGCTTCAACTGACCTTTAA
- the LOC141899553 gene encoding uncharacterized protein LOC141899553 isoform X1, which yields MTSVKLAVDVPSIVSIKILRQEKWHSMVVCDKNVFSVKVKWSNKTSTVIYRTYGMLYEFQKMVGPIETNGDFTFLPGFSDFSNIDTTEMRMYVVEQFLQDLLKNCPFTSHFLSFFTCRPFDIKIGKLETQGKSSKPTWLKRAVSFLRKKKPHSELYGTEEGTGERECFRYKVVQRFSGRNKHELTVYEATEVDVIEKTVRGWWLVQLNAQVGWVPSAMLEPYTGQSEEFGLSGTCPDGRLCVSLANYEAKHEDELSLESGSTVELLSAYTDGWWLVWFQGDMGIVPACHLMEIDIDWIPPDYSSFPMKHKPFRYCGLPPLPGEKYKPKIPPRRQSLSPIAQPIISLESTIDELLQMKNPFPIYLDESKNNNKPFVNLDENSNENPALKSKIALTHSNHLGANKQVQKDLRAELFTPESYRRGEIDQSPFSSTRAVHGSSSTIPFEAAHLSLASDLENETDNHTPAGARPAKTAKELIEAFGALEQAAAQIKRGFEKSFFPKITEQSNLSVQCNLTPGQLYMKGECPYLTKTEKPLVSDTCLAALNTVDNPPRTLKFCNLTARNTSTPNLSPIVPFIPPSILNKKIQDDNFVNTIGSDNDFAFDFDLKLSIGREGPLERSQSDSDSESDPLNMLDSCTIFPVPKRIPRIKVTSPEGNVSNIIPAPKQKKWQKTPSPAKVNPRDRLKSSLKQQLTAARLKRCAERHSAREQVYNRHRKGGPYTKLTILLSDFESGKSRKLDTIRVPVF from the exons ATGACGAGCGTGAAGCTGGCAGTCGATGTACCGAGTATCGTTTCCATAAAGATTCTTCGTCAGGAAAAATGGCACTCCATGGTCGTGTGTGATAAAAAT GTATTTTCAGTAAAGGTTAAATGGTCAAACAAGACATCAACCGTGATTTATCGGACTTATGGGATGTTGTATGAATTCCAG AAAATGGTCGGCCCAATTGAAACGAATGGTGATTTCACGTTTTTGCCAGGTTTCTCAG ATTTCAGCAACATCGACACCACCGAAATGAGAATGTATGTGGTGGAACAGTTCTTGCAAGACCTGCTGAAAAATTGCCCATTCACATCACATTTTCTGTCTTTCTTCACTTGTCGCCCGTTTGATATCAAAATTGGTAAATTAGAAACCCA GGGAAAATCGAGCAAACCCACATGGCTGAAGCGAGCAGTATCCTTTCTGAGGAAAAAGAAGCCACATTCGGAATTATATGGTACGGAGGAAGGCACTGGTG AGCGAGAATGTTTCCGTTACAAAGTGGTTCAACGATTCAGCGGTCGAAATAAACACGAACTGACCGTGTATGAAGCTACGGAGGTTGATGTCATTGAGAAAACGGTTCGAG GATGGTGGTTGGTCCAGCTAAACGCACAAGTAGGATGGGTGCCCTCTGCTATGTTGGAACCTTATACAGGACAATCAGAAGAATTCGGGCTTTCTGGAACATGTCCAGACG GCAGATTGTGCGTTTCTTTGGCTAACTACGAAGCCAAACATGAAGACGAATTAAGCTTGGAATCTGGATCAACGGTAGAACTTCTATCCGCTTACACCGATGGTTGGTGGTTGGTTTG GTTTCAAGGCGATATGGGTATCGTTCCTGCGTGTCATCTAATGgaaattgatattgattgGATTCCACCGGATTATTCATCCTTCCCAATGAAACATAAGCCATTTAGATACTGCGGCCTTCCTCCGCTTCCCGGAGAGAAATATAAGCCGAAAATTCCACCTAGAAG GCAGTCCCTCTCACCTATCGCGCAACCGATCATATCTTTAGAGAGTACAATAGACGAACTTTTACag aTGAAGAATCCATTCCCGATTTATTTAGACGAATCCAAGAACAACAACAAACCCTTCGTTAATCTGGACGAGAACAGTAACGAGAATCCCGCTCTAAAATCGAAAATCGCTCTCACACACTCTAATCACCTCGGCGCAAACAAACAAGTACAGAAGGATTTGCGCGCGGAATTGTTTACACCCGAAAGTTACCGACGAGGGGAAATAGATCAATCTCCATTCTCTAGTACAAGAGCTGTTCACGGAAGTTCATCTACGATACCATTCGAAGCGGCTCATCTTTCATTAGCATCCGATCTTGAAAATGAGACTGACAATCACACACCAGCAGGCGCACGACCAGCCAAAACTGCTAAAGAATTGATCGAAGCTTTCGGAGCCCTTGAACAGGCGGCTGCGCAAATTAAACGAGGATTCGAAAAGTCTTTCTTCCCTAAAATAACCGAGCAAAGTAACTTATCTGTTCAGTGTAATCTGACTCCTGGCCAACTATACATGAAAGGGGAATGTCCATACTTgacaaaaacagaaaaaccATTGGTCTCTGATACTTGTTTGGCTGCATTAAACACTGTTGACAATCCACCGCGCACAttgaaattttgtaatttgacTGCACGGAACACGTCGACTCCCAATCTATCGCCAATAGTGCCATTCATTCCTCCTTCCATCTTGAACAAAAAGATTCAAGATGACAATTTCGTCAATACCATTGGCTCTGATAACGATTTcgcatttgattttgatttaaagCTATCAATTGGCAGAGAAGGCCCTCTTGAGCGATCGCAGAGTGATTCTGACTCGGAATCGGATCCGCTCAATATGCTAGATTCTTGCACAATTTTTCCGGTACCAAAGAGAATACCTCGTATTAAAGTTACCAGTCCCGAGGGAAATGTTTCCAACATAATTCCAGCCCCAAAACAGAAAAAGTGGCAGAAAACCCCCTCGCCTGCTAAGGTGAACCCTCGCGACCGTTTAAAGTCGTCTTTGAAACAGCAACTTACCGCCGCTAGGCTGAAGAGATGCGCCGAAAGGCATTCAGCTAGGGAACAAGTGTATAATCGACACAGAAAAGGTGGACCATACACAAAACTCACTATTCTTTTGTCAGATTTCGAGAGTGGAAAATCAAGAAAACTAGATACAATACGTGTCCCCGTTTTCTAA
- the LOC141899553 gene encoding uncharacterized protein LOC141899553 isoform X2 — translation MTSVKLAVDVPSIVSIKILRQEKWHSMVVCDKNVFSVKVKWSNKTSTVIYRTYGMLYEFQKMVGPIETNGDFTFLPGFSDFSNIDTTEMRMYVVEQFLQDLLKNCPFTSHFLSFFTCRPFDIKIGKLETQGKSSKPTWLKRAVSFLRKKKPHSELYGTEEGTGERECFRYKVVQRFSGRNKHELTVYEATEVDVIEKTVRGWWLVQLNAQVGWVPSAMLEPYTGQSEEFGLSGTCPDGRLCVSLANYEAKHEDELSLESGSTVELLSAYTDGWWLVWFQGDMGIVPACHLMEIDIDWIPPDYSSFPMKHKPFRYCGLPPLPGEKYKPKIPPRRLKAVPLTYRATDHIFREYNRRTFTDESKNNNKPFVNLDENSNENPALKSKIALTHSNHLGANKQVQKDLRAELFTPESYRRGEIDQSPFSSTRAVHGSSSTIPFEAAHLSLASDLENETDNHTPAGARPAKTAKELIEAFGALEQAAAQIKRGFEKSFFPKITEQSNLSVQCNLTPGQLYMKGECPYLTKTEKPLVSDTCLAALNTVDNPPRTLKFCNLTARNTSTPNLSPIVPFIPPSILNKKIQDDNFVNTIGSDNDFAFDFDLKLSIGREGPLERSQSDSDSESDPLNMLDSCTIFPVPKRIPRIKVTSPEGNVSNIIPAPKQKKWQKTPSPAKVNPRDRLKSSLKQQLTAARLKRCAERHSAREQVYNRHRKGGPYTKLTILLSDFESGKSRKLDTIRVPVF, via the exons ATGACGAGCGTGAAGCTGGCAGTCGATGTACCGAGTATCGTTTCCATAAAGATTCTTCGTCAGGAAAAATGGCACTCCATGGTCGTGTGTGATAAAAAT GTATTTTCAGTAAAGGTTAAATGGTCAAACAAGACATCAACCGTGATTTATCGGACTTATGGGATGTTGTATGAATTCCAG AAAATGGTCGGCCCAATTGAAACGAATGGTGATTTCACGTTTTTGCCAGGTTTCTCAG ATTTCAGCAACATCGACACCACCGAAATGAGAATGTATGTGGTGGAACAGTTCTTGCAAGACCTGCTGAAAAATTGCCCATTCACATCACATTTTCTGTCTTTCTTCACTTGTCGCCCGTTTGATATCAAAATTGGTAAATTAGAAACCCA GGGAAAATCGAGCAAACCCACATGGCTGAAGCGAGCAGTATCCTTTCTGAGGAAAAAGAAGCCACATTCGGAATTATATGGTACGGAGGAAGGCACTGGTG AGCGAGAATGTTTCCGTTACAAAGTGGTTCAACGATTCAGCGGTCGAAATAAACACGAACTGACCGTGTATGAAGCTACGGAGGTTGATGTCATTGAGAAAACGGTTCGAG GATGGTGGTTGGTCCAGCTAAACGCACAAGTAGGATGGGTGCCCTCTGCTATGTTGGAACCTTATACAGGACAATCAGAAGAATTCGGGCTTTCTGGAACATGTCCAGACG GCAGATTGTGCGTTTCTTTGGCTAACTACGAAGCCAAACATGAAGACGAATTAAGCTTGGAATCTGGATCAACGGTAGAACTTCTATCCGCTTACACCGATGGTTGGTGGTTGGTTTG GTTTCAAGGCGATATGGGTATCGTTCCTGCGTGTCATCTAATGgaaattgatattgattgGATTCCACCGGATTATTCATCCTTCCCAATGAAACATAAGCCATTTAGATACTGCGGCCTTCCTCCGCTTCCCGGAGAGAAATATAAGCCGAAAATTCCACCTAGAAGGTTGAAG GCAGTCCCTCTCACCTATCGCGCAACCGATCATATCTTTAGAGAGTACAATAGACGAACTTTTACag ACGAATCCAAGAACAACAACAAACCCTTCGTTAATCTGGACGAGAACAGTAACGAGAATCCCGCTCTAAAATCGAAAATCGCTCTCACACACTCTAATCACCTCGGCGCAAACAAACAAGTACAGAAGGATTTGCGCGCGGAATTGTTTACACCCGAAAGTTACCGACGAGGGGAAATAGATCAATCTCCATTCTCTAGTACAAGAGCTGTTCACGGAAGTTCATCTACGATACCATTCGAAGCGGCTCATCTTTCATTAGCATCCGATCTTGAAAATGAGACTGACAATCACACACCAGCAGGCGCACGACCAGCCAAAACTGCTAAAGAATTGATCGAAGCTTTCGGAGCCCTTGAACAGGCGGCTGCGCAAATTAAACGAGGATTCGAAAAGTCTTTCTTCCCTAAAATAACCGAGCAAAGTAACTTATCTGTTCAGTGTAATCTGACTCCTGGCCAACTATACATGAAAGGGGAATGTCCATACTTgacaaaaacagaaaaaccATTGGTCTCTGATACTTGTTTGGCTGCATTAAACACTGTTGACAATCCACCGCGCACAttgaaattttgtaatttgacTGCACGGAACACGTCGACTCCCAATCTATCGCCAATAGTGCCATTCATTCCTCCTTCCATCTTGAACAAAAAGATTCAAGATGACAATTTCGTCAATACCATTGGCTCTGATAACGATTTcgcatttgattttgatttaaagCTATCAATTGGCAGAGAAGGCCCTCTTGAGCGATCGCAGAGTGATTCTGACTCGGAATCGGATCCGCTCAATATGCTAGATTCTTGCACAATTTTTCCGGTACCAAAGAGAATACCTCGTATTAAAGTTACCAGTCCCGAGGGAAATGTTTCCAACATAATTCCAGCCCCAAAACAGAAAAAGTGGCAGAAAACCCCCTCGCCTGCTAAGGTGAACCCTCGCGACCGTTTAAAGTCGTCTTTGAAACAGCAACTTACCGCCGCTAGGCTGAAGAGATGCGCCGAAAGGCATTCAGCTAGGGAACAAGTGTATAATCGACACAGAAAAGGTGGACCATACACAAAACTCACTATTCTTTTGTCAGATTTCGAGAGTGGAAAATCAAGAAAACTAGATACAATACGTGTCCCCGTTTTCTAA
- the LOC141900738 gene encoding putative ATP-dependent RNA helicase DDX41, translating into MDPKQEQIVTDREKYAKKRKMLLEQEKDDSDDGNSSNDEYVPYVPIKQRKEKLHSKFKRTLGAKTANRLKEEEQHSSSHDEGERLDDEAEDISIGPNAHISLLDQHSELKKKAEARKETAREKLLKEEEKILESVAEKQALMGVAELAKGIQYQDPIKTGWRPPRFILNRNEVQHNKVRKKYSIIVEGEDLPPPIPSFKEMKFPKTIVNALKKKGIVKPTPIQLQGIPAVLLGRDMIGIAFTGSGKTLVFTLPIIMFCLEQEKRLPFQRNEGPYGLIIGPSRELAKQTHEIIEHFSDSLVAEGFPAIRTGLCIGGMAVKEQLDIIKQGVHIIVATPGRLMDMLNKKMMTLDVCRYLCLDEADRMIDMGFEEDVRTIFSYFKGQRQTLLFSATMPKKIQNFARSALVKPVTVNVGRAGAANMNVTQEVEYIKQEAKVVYILECLQKTPPPVLIFAEKKQDVDAIHEYLLLKGVEAVAIHGGKDQEERSRGVTQFRRAEKDVLVATDVASKGLDFPEIKHVINYDMPEDIENYVHRIGRTGRCGKRGMATTFINKACDEAILLDLKHLLIEAKQKVPPFLLALQSESEKYLDIGGEVGCSYCGGLGHRITDCPKLEAIQSKQVQNIGKKDYLASGAADW; encoded by the exons ATGGACCCTAAACAGGAACAAATTGTCACCGACCGCGAAAAATACGCAAAA AAACGGAAGATGCTACTGGAACAAGAAAAAGATGACAGTGACGATGGAAACAGTTCAAATGATGAGTATGTTCCATACGTTCCAATAAagcaaagaaaagaaaaatta cattcaaaattcaagagAACTCTGGGTGCGAAGACTGCCAATCGTTTGAAGGAGGAAGAACAGCATTCCAGTAGTCATGATGAAGGAGAAAGACTAGATGATGAGGCAGAAGATATTTCAATTGGACCAAACGCTCACATCAGTCTGTTGGATCAGCATTctgaattgaaaaagaaagcAGAAG CAAGGAAAGAAACAGCAAGGGAGAAATTATTGAAGGAAGAGGAGAAGATCTTAGAAAGTGTAGCTGAAAAACAAG CACTTATGGGTGTTGCTGAGTTAGCCAAAGGTATTCAGTATCAGGATCCTATAAAAACAGG ctgGCGACCACCGCGTTTTATTCTAAATCGAAATGAAGTTCAACATAACAAAGTGCGTAAAAAATACAGCATCATAGTCGAAGGAGAAGATTTACCCCCACCCATTCCATCATTTAAAGAAATGAAGTTTCCAAAAACCATCGTGAATGCTTTGAAGAAGAAAGGGATTGTAAAACCAACCCCAATTCAACTACAAGGAATTCCTGCTGT GTTACTTGGCCGTGATATGATTGGCATTGCATTtactggttctggaaaaacCTTAGTGTTCACATTACCGATCATCATGTTCTGCCTTGAACAAGAAAAACGATTGCcatttcaaagaaatgaagGTCCATATGGTTTAATAATTGGGCCTTCG AGAGAATTAGCAAAACAGACACATGAAATTATAGAACATTTCAGTGACTCATTGGTAGCTGAAGGATTTCCAGCCATTAGAACTGGTTTATGTATCGGGGGAATGGCTGTTAAAGAACAGCTTGACATCATCAAACA AGGTGTCCATATCATTGTTGCAACCCCTGGTAGACTGATGGATATGTTGAATAAGAAGATGATGACTTTAGATGTTTGTCGATATCTGTGTTTGGATGAAGCTGATCGTATGATTGATATGGGATTCGAAGAAGATGTCAGAACgattttctcatatttcaaG GGTCAAAGACAAACATTGCTTTTCTCAGCCACAATGCCAAAGAAAATACAGAATTTTGCCCGTAGTGCACTTGTAAAGCCTGTAACAGTTAATGTTGGTCGTGCAGGTGCCGCAAACATGAATGTCACTCAAGAGGTGGAATATATCAAACAAGAGGCCAAAGTTGTCTACATTTTGGAATGTCTGCAAAAAACGCCTCCTCCA GTCTTGATATTTGCGGAGAAGAAACAAGATGTTGATGCTATTCATGAATACTTACTTCTGAAAGGTGTTGAAGCTGTCGCAATACATGGTGGCAAAG ATCAAGAAGAAAGGTCGCGAGGTGTGACACAATTTCGTCGAGCCGAAAAAGATGTACTCGTCGCTACAGATGTTGCTTCAAAGGGATTGGACTTCCCagaaataaaacatgtcaTCAATTACGATATGCCAGAAGATATCGAGAATTATG TTCATAGAATTGGTAGGACTGGGCGTTGCGGAAAACGTGGAATGGCTACTACATTTATCAACAAAGCTTGTG ATGAAGCCATTCTTCTTGACTTGAAACATCTATTGATCGAAGCCAAACAAAAGGTACCGCCATTTCTTTTGGCCTTGCAATCAGAAAGTGAAAAGTATTTGGATATTGGAG GTGAAGTTGGCTGTTCATATTGTGGGGGGCTTGGACACCGAATTACTGATTGCCCTAAACTTGAAGCCATCCAGAGCAAACAAGTTCAAAATATCGGCAAGAAAGATTATTTGGCTAGCGGTGCTGCAGATTGGTAG
- the LOC141900739 gene encoding casein kinase I: protein MASSGSKEFLINSKYRLLRKIGSGSFGDIYLGLNIATGEEVAVKLESVKARHPQLLYESKLYKILQGGVGIPHIRWYGTERDYSVLVMDLLGPSLEDLFNFCGRRFTMKTVLMLADQMIGRIEYVHNKNFIHRDIKPDNFLMGIGRHCNKVFLIDFGLAKKYRDNRSRAHINYREDKNLTGTARYASINAHLGIEQSRRDDMESLGYVLMYFNRGGLPWQGLKAATKKQKYEKISEKKMSTAVESLCKGFPAEFAMYLNYCRGLRFEEAPDYMYLRQLFRILFRTLNHQYDYTFDWTMLKQKASAQIATGTQPVATPATAQQRLPDCKSKGKKGAIKE, encoded by the exons ATGGCTTCTAGCGGTTCAAAAGagtttttaattaattcaaaatacagACTTCTCAGAAAAATTGGAAGTGGCTCATTCGGTGATATATATTTGGGGCTTAATATCGCGACGGGAGAA GAAGTTGCAGTAAAACTTGAATCAGTGAAAGCCAGACATCCACAACTTTTGTATGAGAgtaaattgtataaaatcCTACAGGGCGGTGTAGGTATCCCACATATAAG ATGGTATGGTACAGAAAGAGACTATAGTGTATTGGTCATGGACTTATTAGGTCCCAGCCTAGAAGATTTATTCAACTTCTGTGGCAGAAGGTTCACAATGAAAACAGTTCTTATGTTGGCAGATCAG ATGATTGGAAGGATAGAATATgtacataacaaaaatttcattcatagaGACATCAAACCAGATAACTTTTTAATGGGTATTGGTCGCCATTGTAATAAG gtTTTCTTGATTGATTTCGGATTAGCGAAGAAATACAGAGACAACAGATCACGAGCTCATATTAATTACAGAGAAGATAAAAATTTGACGGGGACTGCGCGATATGCGAGTATTAATGCACATCTTGGAATCGAACAAAGCAGGAGGGATGATATGGAGTCACTAGGCTATGTATTGATGTACTTCAACAGAGGTGGTCTCCCATGGCAGGGTTTAAAA GCAGCTACcaaaaaacagaaatatgaaaaaatcagTGAAAAAAAGATGTCGACTGCAGTGGAAAGTTTATGCAAG GGTTTCCCTGCGGAATTCGCTATGTACTTGAATTATTGTCGAGGATTACGTTTCGAAGAAGCCCCAGATTACATGTACTTGCGCCAACTCTTCCGTATATTGTTCCGTACTCTTAATCATCAGTACGATTATACATTTGACTGGACGATGCTCAAACAGAAAGCATCGGCACAGATTGCAACGGGCACGCAACCTGTGGCAACTCCTGCCACTGCACAGCAACGACTTCCCGATTGCAAATCCAAAGGTAAGAAAGG GGcgataaaagaataa
- the LOC141899553 gene encoding neutrophil cytosol factor 1-like isoform X3, with protein MTSVKLAVDVPSIVSIKILRQEKWHSMVVCDKNVFSVKVKWSNKTSTVIYRTYGMLYEFQKMVGPIETNGDFTFLPGFSDFSNIDTTEMRMYVVEQFLQDLLKNCPFTSHFLSFFTCRPFDIKIGKLETQGKSSKPTWLKRAVSFLRKKKPHSELYGTEEGTGERECFRYKVVQRFSGRNKHELTVYEATEVDVIEKTVRGWWLVQLNAQVGWVPSAMLEPYTGQSEEFGLSGTCPDGRLCVSLANYEAKHEDELSLESGSTVELLSAYTDGWWLVWFQGDMGIVPACHLMEIDIDWIPPDYSSFPMKHKPFRYCGLPPLPGEKYKPKIPPRRQSLSPIAQPIISLESTIDELLQTNPRTTTNPSLIWTRTVTRIPL; from the exons ATGACGAGCGTGAAGCTGGCAGTCGATGTACCGAGTATCGTTTCCATAAAGATTCTTCGTCAGGAAAAATGGCACTCCATGGTCGTGTGTGATAAAAAT GTATTTTCAGTAAAGGTTAAATGGTCAAACAAGACATCAACCGTGATTTATCGGACTTATGGGATGTTGTATGAATTCCAG AAAATGGTCGGCCCAATTGAAACGAATGGTGATTTCACGTTTTTGCCAGGTTTCTCAG ATTTCAGCAACATCGACACCACCGAAATGAGAATGTATGTGGTGGAACAGTTCTTGCAAGACCTGCTGAAAAATTGCCCATTCACATCACATTTTCTGTCTTTCTTCACTTGTCGCCCGTTTGATATCAAAATTGGTAAATTAGAAACCCA GGGAAAATCGAGCAAACCCACATGGCTGAAGCGAGCAGTATCCTTTCTGAGGAAAAAGAAGCCACATTCGGAATTATATGGTACGGAGGAAGGCACTGGTG AGCGAGAATGTTTCCGTTACAAAGTGGTTCAACGATTCAGCGGTCGAAATAAACACGAACTGACCGTGTATGAAGCTACGGAGGTTGATGTCATTGAGAAAACGGTTCGAG GATGGTGGTTGGTCCAGCTAAACGCACAAGTAGGATGGGTGCCCTCTGCTATGTTGGAACCTTATACAGGACAATCAGAAGAATTCGGGCTTTCTGGAACATGTCCAGACG GCAGATTGTGCGTTTCTTTGGCTAACTACGAAGCCAAACATGAAGACGAATTAAGCTTGGAATCTGGATCAACGGTAGAACTTCTATCCGCTTACACCGATGGTTGGTGGTTGGTTTG GTTTCAAGGCGATATGGGTATCGTTCCTGCGTGTCATCTAATGgaaattgatattgattgGATTCCACCGGATTATTCATCCTTCCCAATGAAACATAAGCCATTTAGATACTGCGGCCTTCCTCCGCTTCCCGGAGAGAAATATAAGCCGAAAATTCCACCTAGAAG GCAGTCCCTCTCACCTATCGCGCAACCGATCATATCTTTAGAGAGTACAATAGACGAACTTTTACag ACGAATCCAAGAACAACAACAAACCCTTCGTTAATCTGGACGAGAACAGTAACGAGAATCCCGCTCTAA